In the Solanum pennellii chromosome 5, SPENNV200 genome, one interval contains:
- the LOC107020325 gene encoding paired amphipathic helix protein Sin3-like 3 isoform X2, whose amino-acid sequence MSSQLKRPIVVSSRGEPSGQSPMMGGGSANKLTTNDALSYLKSVKEIFQDRRDKYDEFLDVMKDFKSQRIDTSGVIARVKDLFKGHRTLILGFNTFLPKGYEITNPEDEAPVKKPVEFEEAISFVNKIKTRFQGDDFVYKSFLDILNLYRKENKAIAEVYNEVSYLFRGHADLLEEFTHFLPDAMAAARARNAQAHRAPIMRYDEKSSSMTAARHMHVEKATSLVVRENAIDRSDPEYEETTMRTERERREQQYEDRELDRKSVHRDVAVDQFEPSMQDHGFAYCERVKERLQDMGERKQFFKCLNFYCKEGVTRTQLQSGVSSLLQKHPDLMEGFDEFISHCERTDGYLAAILSKTQSLWSDELNPKSEKLEDRDKDRDCEWEERNRLRETRERDRPVAYATRDAQGQKMSLYSKDKYAAKPIHELDLSNCDSCSPSYRLLPKNYPIPLASQKTDIGAEVLNDHWVSVTSGSEDYSFKHMRKNQYEESLFRCEDDRFELDMLLESVNATTRRVEELLNKINDNTISSDSHIRIEEHFTALNLRCIERLYGDHGLDVMDVLRKNASLALPVILTRLKQKQEEWARCRSDFNKVWAEIYAKNYHKSLDHRSFYFKQQDTKSLSTKALLAEIKEISENKCKEDDVLLSVAAGNGQPIITHLEFEYPDSDIHEDLYQIIKYSCIEVCTREQLDKVMKIWTTFLEPIFGVLRPPQGEVDGVDVEKAKNLNAKDKTAIEGKRVGSPASGSGMNCRQSSSRNGDELPTSEHVISSRVQIADGENGFKDDSSPNVNGVMLKITTSKNLLHHGKSDANLNMADGASGLSRDVFCADQLVLSNSTTVGESHGRVCIETASGHGAGTSRPSGSTIKREPEIVSSNDSKDGGFVDPKAEGIKVEKCLEESVGKCKLEREEGELTPNGDFEDNFTPSSEGGQNVSHSLKGSSSSKLYQSGHGEEKNCGGDRGCENDADEEGEASAHGTSEDSENASENCDVSGSESANGEGSHEEREEDGDNDVNNNKVESEGEVEGTADAHDAEGDGAVMPFSERLLHTSRPLTKHVPSIFHVREKESRIFYGNDSFYVLFRLHQTLYERLQKAKSHSSSAEHRWRVSNAINPTESYSRFRSALYNLLDGSSDNAKFEDDCRAIIGAQSYLLFTLDKLIYKIVKQLQTIATDELEGKLLQLYTYEISRKSSTFSDVVYHENVRALLHDETIYRIACSSKTTRLSIQLMDYVYEKPEMSAVTMDPNFSAYMSNELLSVIPQKENPGVFLTRNKRKSGVRDETFTSEAMEGLKFFNGLECKIACSSSKVSYVLDTEDFLIRSRKRRRILKENLLSNGHSECLNKSNKIQRFRRLLSVEHAHFA is encoded by the exons ATGAGTTCTCAACTCAAACGCCCTATTGTTGTTTCATCTCGTGGTGAACC TTCTGGGCAATCTCCAATGATGGGGGGAGGTAGCGCGAACAAGCTAACAACAAATGATGCACTTTCGTATCTCAAGTCAGTGAAGGAAATTTTTCAGGACAGAAGGGACAAGTATGATGAGTTTCTTGATGTCATGAAAGATTTCAAGTCTCAAAG AATTGATACTTCTGGTGTCATAGCGAGGGTGAAGGATTTATTCAAAGGGCATCGAACCTTAATTTTGGGTTTCAATACATTTTTGCCCAAGGGATATGAGATCACTAATCCAGAGGATGAAGCTCCAGTGAAAAAACCAGTTGAATTTGAAGAAGCAATCAGTTTTGTAAACAAGATAAAG ACTAGATTTCAAGGCGATGATTTCGTATATAAGTCGtttcttgatattttgaatttgtatagaAAGGAAAACAAGGCTATTGCAGAAGTTTATAACGAG GTCTCCTACCTTTTCCGTGGCCATGCTGATTTGCTTGAAGAGTTCACCCACTTTTTACCTGATGCCATGGCAGCAGCCCGAGCTCGTAATGCTCAAGCTCATAGGGCCCCTATCATGCGTTATGATGAGAAAAGCTCTTCGATGACTGCAGCAAGGCACATGCATGTTGAGAAG GCTACTTCACTAGTTGTCCGGGAGAATGCTATTGATCGGTCTGATCCAGAATATGAAGAAACAACGATGAGAACTGAAAGGGAAAGAAGGGAACAACAGTATGAGGATAGAGAGCTGGACAGAAAATCTGTTCATAGAGATGTTGCTGTTGACCAGTTTGAACCCA GTATGCAGGACCATGGTTTTGCTTACTGTGAGCGGGTTAAGGAAAGGTTACAGGATATGGGAGAacgaaaacaattttttaagtGCCTTAATTTCTATTGCAAAGAAGGGGTTACAAGAACACAATTACAATCTGGG GTTAGCAGCTTACTTCAGAAACATCCAGATCTCATGGAAGGATTTGATGAATTTATTTCTCATTGTGAGAGGACAG ATGGATATCTTGCTGCTATTCTGAGCAAAACAC AGTCCTTATGGAGTGATGAACTCAATCCCAAGTCTGAGAAATTAGAAGACAGGGACAAAGACCGAGATTGCGAGTGGGAAGAAAGAAATAGACTTCGTGAGACAAGAGAAAGAGATAGACCTGTTGCTTATGCAACTAGAGATGCACAAGGGCAGAAGATGTCGTTGTATAGCAAGGATAAATACGCAGCAAAACCTATACATGAACTTGATCTCTCCAACTGTGACAGTTGCTCCCCAAGTTATCGGCTTCTTCCAAAGAAT TATCCAATTCCTTTAGCGAGTCAGAAAACAGATATTGGTGCCGAAGTATTAAATGATCACTGGGTATCCGTAACATCAGGAAGTGAGGATTACTCTTTTAAACATATGCGCAAAAACCAGTATGAAGAGAGCTTGTTCCGATGCGAAGATGACAG GTTTGAGCTGGATATGCTTTTAGAGTCTGTCAATGCAACAACAAGACGCGTTGAAGAATTGCTCAACAAGATCAATGATAATACTATTTCGAGTGATAGTCATATCCGTATTGAAGAACATTTTACTG CTCTGAATCTAAGGTGCATTGAACGTCTTTACGGTGACCATGGGCTTGATGTTATGGATGTGTTGAGGAAGAATGCATCACTTGCCCTTCCAGTTATACTTACTCGCTTAAAGCAGAAACAAGAGGAGTGGGCGAGGTGTCGTTCTGATTTTAATAAAGTTTGGGCTGAGATTTATGCTAAGAACTATCACAAATCACTGGATCATCGTAGCTTTTATTTCAAACAGCAGGACACAAAAAGCTTGAGCACTAAAG CACTGCTGGCTGAGATCAAAGAAATTAGTGAAAATAAGTGCAAAGAAGATGATGTGCTGCTATCTGTTGCTGCTGGAAATGGGCAACCAATTATCACACATCTGGAGTTCGAGTATCCTGATTCTGACATCCACGAAGACCTTTATCAAATCATCAAGTATTCATGTATAGAAGTTTGTACAAGAGAACAGTTGGATAAAGTCATGAAGATTTGGACCACCTTCCTGGAACCAATATTTGGTGTTCTTCGTCCGCCTCAGGGTGAAGTGGATGGTGTAGATGTTGAAAAGGCTAAAaatcttaatgctaaagataAAACTGCAATTGAAGGGAAAAGGGTTGGTAGCCCTGCCAGTGGCTCGGGCATGAATTGCAGACAAAGCAGTTCCAGGAATGGAGATGAACTGCCTACATCTGAGCATGTAATTTCTTCCAGAGTTCAGATAGCAGATGGTGAAAATGGGTTCAAGGATGATAGCTCTCCTAATGTAAATGGTGTAATGCTGAAAATCACAACTTCGAAGAACCTCCTTCATCATGGAAAGTCAGACGCTAATCTAAACATGGCAGATGGGGCATCTGGTCTCAGCAGAGATGTTTTTTGTGCTGACCAGCTAGTGCTTTCAAACAGCACTACTGTGGGGGAAAGCCATGGAAGAGTCTGTATAGAAACTGCTTCAG GGCATGGTGCAGGCACTTCCAGACCTAGTGGTTCCACAATCAAACGTGAACCTGAGATAGTATCGTCTAATGACTCGAAG GACGGAGGGTTCGTGGACCCAAAGGCAGAAGGTATCAAAGTTGAGAAATGTCTTGAAGAATCCGTAGGAAAATGTAAACTTGAGCGAGAAGAGGGTGAATTAACTCCAAATGGTGATTTTGAGGATAATTTTACACCATCGAGTGAAGGTGGTCAAAATGTATCGCATAGTTTAAAGGGAAGTTCAAGTAGTAAGCTATACCAAAGTGGACatggagaagaaaaaaattgcgGTGGAGACAGAGGATGTGAGAATGATGCTGATGAAGAAGGCGAAGCGAGTGCTCATGGGACATCAGAGGACAGTGAGAATGCTTCTGAGAATTGTGATGTTTCAGGTAGTGAGTCTGCTAATGGAGAAGGTTCTCATGAAGAGCGTGAAGAAGATGGGGACAATGATGTGAATAATAACAAGGTAGAGAGTGAAGGAGAGGTGGAAGGTACTGCTGATGCCCATGATGCTGAAGGAGATGGTGCTGTTATGCCATTTTCAGAACGCCTTCTACATACATCCAGGCCTCTAACCAAGCACGTTCCTTCTATATTTCATGTCAGGGAGAAGGAATCACGTATATTTTATGGAAATGATTCATTTTATGTGCTGTTCAGACTTCACCAG ACATTGTATGAAAGACTACAGAAAGCAAAATCACATTCTTCATCAGCTGAACACAGATGGAGAGTCTCGAATGCAATCAACCCCACTGAATCATATTCCAG ATTCAGGAGTGCACTTTATAACCTACTTGATGGTTCCTCTGACAATGCAAAGTTCGAGGATGACTGCCGAGCTATTATTGGGGCTCAGTCATATCTTCTCTTCACCTTAGACAAGCTGATATACAAAATTGTCAAACAG CTTCAGACAATTGCAACTGATGAGTTGGAAGGTAAACTTCTCCAACTATATACATATGAAATCTCGAGAAAGTCTAGCACATTTTCAGATGTAGTTTACCATGAAAATGTGCGTGCCCTTCTTCACGACGAGACCATATACAGAATAGCATGT TCATCTAAAACAACACGTCTTTCCATACAACTCATGGACTATGTTTACGAAAAGCCTGAGATGTCTGCTGTTACGATGGACCCAAATTTTTCAGCTTATATGAGCAATGAACTCCTCTCTGTTATTCCTCAGAAGGAGAACCCTGGGGTGTTCTTGACAAG AAATAAACGGAAGTCAGGAGTTAGAGATGAAACTTTTACATCCGAGGCTATGGAAGgacttaaattttttaatggtCTAGAATGTAAGATAGCATGCAGTTCATCAAAG GTCTCTTACGTCTTAGACACTGAAGATTTCTTGATACGTTCAAGAAAAAGGCGAAGAATATTAAAGGAGAATCTTTTGTCTAATGGCCATTCAGAGTGTTTGAACAAGTCTAATAAAATACAACGCTTCCGCAGATTGCTTTCAGTTGAACATGCTCATTTTGCATAA
- the LOC107020325 gene encoding paired amphipathic helix protein Sin3-like 3 isoform X3 — protein sequence MMGGGSANKLTTNDALSYLKSVKEIFQDRRDKYDEFLDVMKDFKSQRIDTSGVIARVKDLFKGHRTLILGFNTFLPKGYEITNPEDEAPVKKPVEFEEAISFVNKIKTRFQGDDFVYKSFLDILNLYRKENKAIAEVYNEVSYLFRGHADLLEEFTHFLPDAMAAARARNAQAHRAPIMRYDEKSSSMTAARHMHVEKKATSLVVRENAIDRSDPEYEETTMRTERERREQQYEDRELDRKSVHRDVAVDQFEPSMQDHGFAYCERVKERLQDMGERKQFFKCLNFYCKEGVTRTQLQSGVSSLLQKHPDLMEGFDEFISHCERTDGYLAAILSKTQSLWSDELNPKSEKLEDRDKDRDCEWEERNRLRETRERDRPVAYATRDAQGQKMSLYSKDKYAAKPIHELDLSNCDSCSPSYRLLPKNYPIPLASQKTDIGAEVLNDHWVSVTSGSEDYSFKHMRKNQYEESLFRCEDDRFELDMLLESVNATTRRVEELLNKINDNTISSDSHIRIEEHFTALNLRCIERLYGDHGLDVMDVLRKNASLALPVILTRLKQKQEEWARCRSDFNKVWAEIYAKNYHKSLDHRSFYFKQQDTKSLSTKALLAEIKEISENKCKEDDVLLSVAAGNGQPIITHLEFEYPDSDIHEDLYQIIKYSCIEVCTREQLDKVMKIWTTFLEPIFGVLRPPQGEVDGVDVEKAKNLNAKDKTAIEGKRVGSPASGSGMNCRQSSSRNGDELPTSEHVISSRVQIADGENGFKDDSSPNVNGVMLKITTSKNLLHHGKSDANLNMADGASGLSRDVFCADQLVLSNSTTVGESHGRVCIETASGHGAGTSRPSGSTIKREPEIVSSNDSKDGGFVDPKAEGIKVEKCLEESVGKCKLEREEGELTPNGDFEDNFTPSSEGGQNVSHSLKGSSSSKLYQSGHGEEKNCGGDRGCENDADEEGEASAHGTSEDSENASENCDVSGSESANGEGSHEEREEDGDNDVNNNKVESEGEVEGTADAHDAEGDGAVMPFSERLLHTSRPLTKHVPSIFHVREKESRIFYGNDSFYVLFRLHQTLYERLQKAKSHSSSAEHRWRVSNAINPTESYSRFRSALYNLLDGSSDNAKFEDDCRAIIGAQSYLLFTLDKLIYKIVKQLQTIATDELEGKLLQLYTYEISRKSSTFSDVVYHENVRALLHDETIYRIACSSKTTRLSIQLMDYVYEKPEMSAVTMDPNFSAYMSNELLSVIPQKENPGVFLTRNKRKSGVRDETFTSEAMEGLKFFNGLECKIACSSSKVSYVLDTEDFLIRSRKRRRILKENLLSNGHSECLNKSNKIQRFRRLLSVEHAHFA from the exons ATGATGGGGGGAGGTAGCGCGAACAAGCTAACAACAAATGATGCACTTTCGTATCTCAAGTCAGTGAAGGAAATTTTTCAGGACAGAAGGGACAAGTATGATGAGTTTCTTGATGTCATGAAAGATTTCAAGTCTCAAAG AATTGATACTTCTGGTGTCATAGCGAGGGTGAAGGATTTATTCAAAGGGCATCGAACCTTAATTTTGGGTTTCAATACATTTTTGCCCAAGGGATATGAGATCACTAATCCAGAGGATGAAGCTCCAGTGAAAAAACCAGTTGAATTTGAAGAAGCAATCAGTTTTGTAAACAAGATAAAG ACTAGATTTCAAGGCGATGATTTCGTATATAAGTCGtttcttgatattttgaatttgtatagaAAGGAAAACAAGGCTATTGCAGAAGTTTATAACGAG GTCTCCTACCTTTTCCGTGGCCATGCTGATTTGCTTGAAGAGTTCACCCACTTTTTACCTGATGCCATGGCAGCAGCCCGAGCTCGTAATGCTCAAGCTCATAGGGCCCCTATCATGCGTTATGATGAGAAAAGCTCTTCGATGACTGCAGCAAGGCACATGCATGTTGAGAAG AAGGCTACTTCACTAGTTGTCCGGGAGAATGCTATTGATCGGTCTGATCCAGAATATGAAGAAACAACGATGAGAACTGAAAGGGAAAGAAGGGAACAACAGTATGAGGATAGAGAGCTGGACAGAAAATCTGTTCATAGAGATGTTGCTGTTGACCAGTTTGAACCCA GTATGCAGGACCATGGTTTTGCTTACTGTGAGCGGGTTAAGGAAAGGTTACAGGATATGGGAGAacgaaaacaattttttaagtGCCTTAATTTCTATTGCAAAGAAGGGGTTACAAGAACACAATTACAATCTGGG GTTAGCAGCTTACTTCAGAAACATCCAGATCTCATGGAAGGATTTGATGAATTTATTTCTCATTGTGAGAGGACAG ATGGATATCTTGCTGCTATTCTGAGCAAAACAC AGTCCTTATGGAGTGATGAACTCAATCCCAAGTCTGAGAAATTAGAAGACAGGGACAAAGACCGAGATTGCGAGTGGGAAGAAAGAAATAGACTTCGTGAGACAAGAGAAAGAGATAGACCTGTTGCTTATGCAACTAGAGATGCACAAGGGCAGAAGATGTCGTTGTATAGCAAGGATAAATACGCAGCAAAACCTATACATGAACTTGATCTCTCCAACTGTGACAGTTGCTCCCCAAGTTATCGGCTTCTTCCAAAGAAT TATCCAATTCCTTTAGCGAGTCAGAAAACAGATATTGGTGCCGAAGTATTAAATGATCACTGGGTATCCGTAACATCAGGAAGTGAGGATTACTCTTTTAAACATATGCGCAAAAACCAGTATGAAGAGAGCTTGTTCCGATGCGAAGATGACAG GTTTGAGCTGGATATGCTTTTAGAGTCTGTCAATGCAACAACAAGACGCGTTGAAGAATTGCTCAACAAGATCAATGATAATACTATTTCGAGTGATAGTCATATCCGTATTGAAGAACATTTTACTG CTCTGAATCTAAGGTGCATTGAACGTCTTTACGGTGACCATGGGCTTGATGTTATGGATGTGTTGAGGAAGAATGCATCACTTGCCCTTCCAGTTATACTTACTCGCTTAAAGCAGAAACAAGAGGAGTGGGCGAGGTGTCGTTCTGATTTTAATAAAGTTTGGGCTGAGATTTATGCTAAGAACTATCACAAATCACTGGATCATCGTAGCTTTTATTTCAAACAGCAGGACACAAAAAGCTTGAGCACTAAAG CACTGCTGGCTGAGATCAAAGAAATTAGTGAAAATAAGTGCAAAGAAGATGATGTGCTGCTATCTGTTGCTGCTGGAAATGGGCAACCAATTATCACACATCTGGAGTTCGAGTATCCTGATTCTGACATCCACGAAGACCTTTATCAAATCATCAAGTATTCATGTATAGAAGTTTGTACAAGAGAACAGTTGGATAAAGTCATGAAGATTTGGACCACCTTCCTGGAACCAATATTTGGTGTTCTTCGTCCGCCTCAGGGTGAAGTGGATGGTGTAGATGTTGAAAAGGCTAAAaatcttaatgctaaagataAAACTGCAATTGAAGGGAAAAGGGTTGGTAGCCCTGCCAGTGGCTCGGGCATGAATTGCAGACAAAGCAGTTCCAGGAATGGAGATGAACTGCCTACATCTGAGCATGTAATTTCTTCCAGAGTTCAGATAGCAGATGGTGAAAATGGGTTCAAGGATGATAGCTCTCCTAATGTAAATGGTGTAATGCTGAAAATCACAACTTCGAAGAACCTCCTTCATCATGGAAAGTCAGACGCTAATCTAAACATGGCAGATGGGGCATCTGGTCTCAGCAGAGATGTTTTTTGTGCTGACCAGCTAGTGCTTTCAAACAGCACTACTGTGGGGGAAAGCCATGGAAGAGTCTGTATAGAAACTGCTTCAG GGCATGGTGCAGGCACTTCCAGACCTAGTGGTTCCACAATCAAACGTGAACCTGAGATAGTATCGTCTAATGACTCGAAG GACGGAGGGTTCGTGGACCCAAAGGCAGAAGGTATCAAAGTTGAGAAATGTCTTGAAGAATCCGTAGGAAAATGTAAACTTGAGCGAGAAGAGGGTGAATTAACTCCAAATGGTGATTTTGAGGATAATTTTACACCATCGAGTGAAGGTGGTCAAAATGTATCGCATAGTTTAAAGGGAAGTTCAAGTAGTAAGCTATACCAAAGTGGACatggagaagaaaaaaattgcgGTGGAGACAGAGGATGTGAGAATGATGCTGATGAAGAAGGCGAAGCGAGTGCTCATGGGACATCAGAGGACAGTGAGAATGCTTCTGAGAATTGTGATGTTTCAGGTAGTGAGTCTGCTAATGGAGAAGGTTCTCATGAAGAGCGTGAAGAAGATGGGGACAATGATGTGAATAATAACAAGGTAGAGAGTGAAGGAGAGGTGGAAGGTACTGCTGATGCCCATGATGCTGAAGGAGATGGTGCTGTTATGCCATTTTCAGAACGCCTTCTACATACATCCAGGCCTCTAACCAAGCACGTTCCTTCTATATTTCATGTCAGGGAGAAGGAATCACGTATATTTTATGGAAATGATTCATTTTATGTGCTGTTCAGACTTCACCAG ACATTGTATGAAAGACTACAGAAAGCAAAATCACATTCTTCATCAGCTGAACACAGATGGAGAGTCTCGAATGCAATCAACCCCACTGAATCATATTCCAG ATTCAGGAGTGCACTTTATAACCTACTTGATGGTTCCTCTGACAATGCAAAGTTCGAGGATGACTGCCGAGCTATTATTGGGGCTCAGTCATATCTTCTCTTCACCTTAGACAAGCTGATATACAAAATTGTCAAACAG CTTCAGACAATTGCAACTGATGAGTTGGAAGGTAAACTTCTCCAACTATATACATATGAAATCTCGAGAAAGTCTAGCACATTTTCAGATGTAGTTTACCATGAAAATGTGCGTGCCCTTCTTCACGACGAGACCATATACAGAATAGCATGT TCATCTAAAACAACACGTCTTTCCATACAACTCATGGACTATGTTTACGAAAAGCCTGAGATGTCTGCTGTTACGATGGACCCAAATTTTTCAGCTTATATGAGCAATGAACTCCTCTCTGTTATTCCTCAGAAGGAGAACCCTGGGGTGTTCTTGACAAG AAATAAACGGAAGTCAGGAGTTAGAGATGAAACTTTTACATCCGAGGCTATGGAAGgacttaaattttttaatggtCTAGAATGTAAGATAGCATGCAGTTCATCAAAG GTCTCTTACGTCTTAGACACTGAAGATTTCTTGATACGTTCAAGAAAAAGGCGAAGAATATTAAAGGAGAATCTTTTGTCTAATGGCCATTCAGAGTGTTTGAACAAGTCTAATAAAATACAACGCTTCCGCAGATTGCTTTCAGTTGAACATGCTCATTTTGCATAA